In one Dasypus novemcinctus isolate mDasNov1 chromosome 25, mDasNov1.1.hap2, whole genome shotgun sequence genomic region, the following are encoded:
- the FOSL2 gene encoding fos-related antigen 2 has protein sequence MYQDYPGNFDTSSRGSSGSPAHAESYSSSGGQQKFRVDMPGSGSAFIPTINAITTSQDLQWMVQPTVITSMSSPYPRSHPYSPLPGLASIPGHMALPRPGVIKTVGTTVGRRRRDEQLSPEEEEKRRIRRERNKLAAAKCRNRRRELTEKLQAETEELEEEKSGLQKEIAELQKEKEKLEFMLVAHGPVCKVSPEERRSPPAPGLLCAGGAVVVKQEPLEDDGPASSAAGPDKAQRSVIKPISIAGGFYGEEPLHTPIVVTSTPAITPGTSNLVFTYPSVLEQETPASPSESCSKAHRRSSSSGDQSSDSLNSPTLLAL, from the exons ATGTACCAAGATTATCCCGGGAACTTTGACACCTCGTCCCGGGGCAGCAGCGGCTCTCCTGCGCACGCCGAGTCCTACTCCAGCAGCGGCGGCCAGCAG AAGTTCCGGGTAGATATGCCTGGCTCGGGCAGCGCCTTCATCCCCACCATCAACGCCATCACCACCAGCCAGGACCTGCAGTGGATGGTGCAGCCCACAGTCATCACCTCCATGTCCAGCCCCTACCCCCGCTCGCACCCCTACAGCCCCCTGCCGGGCCTGGCCTCCATCCCGGGCCACATGGCCCTGCCGAGACCCGGCGTGATCAAGACGGTGGGCACCACCGTGGGCCGCAGGCGGAGGGACGAGCAG CTGTCcccagaagaggaggagaagcGTCGCATCCGGAGGGAGAGGAACAAGCTGGCGGCGGCCAAGTGCCGGAACAGACGTCGGGAGCTGACGGAGAAGCTGCAGGCG gagacggaggagctggaggaggagaaGTCGGGCCTGCAGAAGGAGATTGCCGAGCtgcagaaggagaaggagaagctgGAGTTCATGCTGGTGGCCCACGGGCCGGTCTGCAAGGTCAGTCCCGAGGAGCGCCGGtcgcccccggcccccgggctGCTGTGCGCCGGGGGCGCCGTGGTGGTGAAGCAGGAGCCCCTGGAGGACGACGGCCCCGCGTCCTCGGCGGCGGGGCCCGACAAGGCGCAGCGCTCGGTCATCAAGCCCATCAGCATCGCGGGCGGCTTCTACGGGGAGGAGCCCCTGCACACCCCCATCGTGGTGACCTCCACGCCCGCCATCACCCCGGGCACCTCCAACCTCGTCTTCACCTACCCCAGCGTCCTGGAGCAGGAGACGCCTGCCTCGCCCTCCGAGTCGTGCTCCAAGGCCCACCGCCGGAGCAGCAGCAGCGGCGACCAGTCCTCAGACTCCTTGAACTCGCCCACCCTGCTGGCTCTGTAA